CACATCGCAGGATCACCTGTCACCTTCCTGATTCAGGATGTGCCAAAAATCAGCTTGCTGGATCAGCAGATTTTGATTCCCCAGGACACTCCCAGAGAAGCCCTGAAGGCTTTCCTGATCCAAAAGGGACCTGAACTGGTGGCTTCACGGGTTCAGCACTGGGCAGAAAAAATCCAGGTGCAGCCCGTCAAAGTGCGCATCACCCGTGCACAGCGTCGCTGGGGCAGCATGAATGCACGGGGCATTCTGGCCCTTTCGGTGGGTACCCTCCTGCTGGAGCCAGATCTGCTGGATTATGTGCTGGTGCACGAACTCTGCCATCTGCACCACCTCAACCACAGCGCAGAATACTGGACCTGCGTGGAACGCTTCCTGCCCGATTTTGAAGACCGGCACCAGCGGGTTAAACATCAGGGTGGGGTGCTGACCGGATTGTTTTGAACCCTCAGGAAACCAAAAAAAGAAGTCTGGATTTCCCAGACTTCTTCTGTTTTACAGCATCAGACAGCAATCAGTGGTGGCCGTGTCCGTGGCTGTGGGTGTGGTCGGTGTCGGTTTCGGCACGGTCGCCGGCCTGCAAGGCACGCACCAATCCGAGGGTTCCAAGGTAGCCGCCAAGCAGCACGCCAATGATGGTGATGATCACTTCCCAGGTACTCATAATCTTTGTTTACTCTAGCACGTCCGGGACTTTTGGCCGTGAGCTGTCCCTGAACGGGTTCTTGGGGGGTTGTTGATCTAGACAGCAGCTGCAATTCAGGTGGGAGGGACATGCAACACAGGAAGGCTGCTTTACAATCATCTGGATGAAAAGGCTCTACCTCACCAGTGTCATGCTTCTGTCGGTGGCCCAGGCGGTCTCCCTGCAGGGTGCAGGCGCTTCTTTCCCCTATCCCCTTTACAGCAAGTATTTTGCTGAATACAAGAAACTGAAAAACATCGAGGTCAATTACCAGAGCATTGGTTCTGGCGGCGGTCAGCGGCAGATCCTGGAACAGACTGTGGATTTCGGGGCTTCAGATCAGCCCATGAATGACAAAGACCTCAAAAAAGCCCTGCCTGGCAACACATTGCTGCACATCCCCACGGCTCTGGGTGCGGTGGTGGTGACTTACAATGTGCCGGGCCTGAAAACCCGCCTGAAGTTTGATGGGGCTTTGCTGGCCAGAGTGTTCATGGGAGAAATCCGATTGTGGAACGATCCGGGCATCCTCAAATTGAATGCCGGGGTCAAGTTGCCCCCCTTGCCCATCTCGGTGGCCCGCAGGGCAGACAGCAGTGGAACCACTTTCGTGTTCACCGATTACCTCTCCAAGATCAGCCCACTCTTTCAGCAGAAGGTGGGGCGTTCCCAGGAACCCAACTGGGGCAACCAGACCATTGGGGCCAAAGGAAACGATGGCGTCACTGCTGTGGTCAAGCAGACACCAGGGGCCATCGGGTACGTGGAGTTGCTTTATGCAGAGCAGAACCACCTGTCTTACGCCCTGATCGAGAACAAAGCGGGACGGTTCATCGATGCTTCGTCCAGAAGCGTTGCTGCAGCCGCGAACGGCATCAAACTTCCTGCGGATGCCCGGATCAGCATCACCAACACCTCCAGCAAAACCGGGTACCCGATCAGTGCTTACACTTATCTGCTGGTGTTTCAGGACCAGTCTTACAACCGCAGAACCTTGCAGACCGCCACAGCCCTGAAAAACATGCTGGACTGGGTGATCACAGGTGCCCAGAAGTACAACGAGCCCCTGGGGTATGCCCGCCTTCCTGCAGAGGCCCAGAAACTGGCGAAAAAAATTGTATCCAGCATGAAATTTGCCGGGAAACCGCTGTAAAAACCCCTGCCAGCAAAACTTCACCCTCTTCCCAATCTGTCTAAACATCTGCATAATGGGACAAATCTGCTGAAGGGGGTGGAGTCATGATTGAATCCATCAGGGCCGCACTGGGACAGGAAAAAGTCGATCTTTTGATTCGCAATGCCCGCATGGTCAGCGTGCTCACCCGGGAAATCCTGGAGGTGGAGGTGGCTGTGCACCAGGGCCGCTTTGTGGGCTTTGGTGGAAAGTACCAGGCCCATGAAATTCTGGATGCCCAGGGGGCTTACCTGGCTCCGGGGTTCATTGATGGTCATGTGCACATCGAATCCAGCATGCTGGCCCCGGCCAGTTTTGCGGCTGCAGTTCTGCCCAGAGGCACCACCACCGTGATTGCCGAGCCCCATGAAATTGTGAACGTGCTGGGCCTCAGAGGTCAGAGCTGGATGCTGGAAGCGGGCAGAAGCTCCGGGATGCGGGTGTATGTCAGCACCCCTTCCTGCGTTCCTGCCAGTGCATTCGAGGCAGGCTGCACCCATCTGGATGCAAAGGACATCTCCCAGGCCCTCTCTGAACCCGGTTCTCTGGGTCTGGCAGAAATGATGAACTATCCGGGGGTGCTCAGCGGCGATGCAGGCGTCTGGTCGGTACTGGAAGCCGCCAGAGGCAAACGCATCGATGGGCATGCTGCAGGTCTGTCGGGACAGACGCTGCAAGCTTATGCCAGTGCAGGCATCCACTCTGACCATGAGGCCGTGACCCCGGATCAGGCCTGGGACCGCCTGAGGGCTGGAATGTGGCTGATGGTGCGGGAAGGCAGCGCAGCACGCAATCTGCAGGATTTGCTCCCGGTCCTGAAAAAAGAACCCCGTCGGGCCATGTGCGTCACCGACGATGTGGATGTCAAGGAACTGCTGGCCCTGGGCCATCTGGACCGGGTGCTCAGGATTGCAGTGCAGGGCGGCCTGGACCCCATTTATGCCCTCAGTCTGGTGACTTCTAACCCTGCAGAGTACTGGGGCCTGCACGATCTGGGGGCCATTGCTCCGGGTTATCATGCAGATTTCGTGCTGCTGGAAGACCTGCAGGACTTCCGGGTGCTGCAGACTTATGTGGGAGGCAAACCCGCCCAGGCTGGAAGGCACACCCCTGAACTGATTGGAGGGGGCGTGAAGCTGGGCACAGGTTGGTCAGAAGCCCATTTTGAGGTGCCTGCCAGCCATCCGGTGATTGGCGTCCTGCCGACCCAGATTGAAACCCGCAAGAAAGATCAGGGCAGCAGCGATGGGGTCAAACTGGTGTCCATTGAGCGTCATCTTGAGGGCCTGCAATACGCCAGCGCCCTGACCCATGGCATGGGTCTGCAGCATGGGGCTTTTGGTTGCACCATCCAGCACGATGCCCACAACCTGATGGTGGCAGGCACCAACGATGCAGACATCCGGCTGTGTGCCCAGGTGATCGAGCAGATGCAGGGCGGAGTGGCGGTGGTTGCGGATGGTGAGGTGCGGGCCACCTTGCCCCTTCCCATCGGTGGTTTGATGAGCAGTGAGCCACCAGAGGTGGTGGCTGCCCTGCAAGATGAGATTGAGCAGGCGGTGCATCAACTGGGCTGTCCTCTGCCCCACCCGATCATGACCCTGGCTTTTCTGGGCCTCAGTGTGATTCCTGCTTTAAAACTGACCCCTCTGGGCCTCTTTGATGTGGAAAGCTTCGAGCTGATCCAGTAGACTGGAGAAATCGAACTCTGGTTTGGATTATTCGAAAAATAGTACGAATCAGAGTCTGCTGGAGGCACACATGATCTACCGGGATTTTGGCAAGTCAGGATTTCAGGTTTCCGCCCTGGGATTTGGCGCAGGACACATCGGCTGGGACCAGCTGGATGAAAACTTCGTGGGCTCCCTCATCAACGAGGTGGTCAACGCAGGCATCACCCTGATCGACACTGCCAGAGGCTACGACCTCTCCGAGGAACGCATTGGCAGGCACCTCTCCTGGCGCAGAGGGGATTTTATCCTCTCCACAAAGGGAGGGTATGGTGTAGAAGGCACCGCCGACTGGTCCCCCGAAAACATCCACCAGGGCTTGAACCGTGCCCTCAGGACCATGCGCACCGATTACATCGACATCTTTCACCTGCACTCCTGCCCACTGGGCACCCTGCAAAACGAAAGGCTTTTGAAAGCCCTGCAGGAAGTCAAAGCCCAGGGCAAAATCCGGGCCGTGGCCTACTCTGGGGAAAACGAGGCCCTGCAATGGGCCATCGACTCGGATGTGTTTGACAGCGTGCAGTGCAGCGTCAACCCTTTTGACCAGCGGGTGATTCCCTCCCTGGAACACGCCCACAACAGGGGCATGGGCGTGATTGCCAAGCGTCCTCTGGGCAACGTGCCCTGGATTCACAGTGAACGCCCCCATGGCCAGTATGCCGAAGAGTACTGGTTGCGCATGCATGCCATGGGCTTCACCCCTCCCATCTCCTGGGAAGACTTTACCCTCAGATTTACGGTGTTCACCCCTGGGGTCAGCAGTGCGATCGTGGGCTCACGCAACCTTGAGAACATCAAACGCAACATCCAGACCATTGCACAGGGACCGCTGGAAGACAGCCTCTACCAGCAGATGCGTGAAGTCTTTCAGACCCACGATCAGGACTGGATCGGACAGGTTTAACCCACAGTTGGGTCTCAGCAAAAACCCCTGCCAGAGAAGCAGGGGTTTTAAACTGCTGGATTAAACTGCTGGATTCAATCTGCAGAATTCGGGGTGGGTTGCGGGTTGTGGTGCTGCTCCAGCGCTTCCCAGAAGTGGTCTTCCATGGGGCTGGCTTTTTCTCCAAACTCGTTTTTGCTGTTCCAGGTGACAATGTAGAAGGCCAGACCATAAGAGATCAGGTTCATCACAATGCTGATGGGACGCATGGCTGCGTCCACCCCGGCTTTCTGGGCGTTGAACTCCTTGGTGCCAAAAGCCGCCACCACATTGTTGTAATTCATGATGAAGTTGATGACCCCGTTGATCAGGGCCTCTGCCATGATCACAACGGTTCCGGCAATCACAGCTTTTTGAATGGCAGAAGAAGCCACAAACTTCTGATACAGGGCTTTTTTGTTCTCGTTGTCAGGATTGAGCACCATCTTCATCAGCTCGCCAAAGAAAGGGCGGTTCATGGCCAGCGAAATGGCAGCAATGATGAAAATGACGATGTGGGCGTAAGAATCCCTCAAAGCAAACTTCCAGCCATCCACCTTCAGGAAAGCCAGGGCACCGTTCAGGAGGGCACTGCTGGCCGCCACAATGGTATAAGGATTGATCACCCGGGTTCTGAAGAAATCAATCAGGATGTAAGCCGTTGGAATCAGGGCAGCCACAATGTAGGCGGTTCTGGCCCCCCACTGTTCGGAAAAAGAAAAGCCTGTCTTGAACAGGTTGTCACTCAGCAGCATCAGGGGAATGGCCAGAGTGAAGATGAGGTCCACGACGATCTTAGGTGCTTTCACGTATCTAGATTACCCGAAAAGCTTAAGACTACACTGAAGGCTGTGCACAAAACCATGCAAACTTTTCTGAGGACTTTGTTTCCACAGCTGTGTCCAGGCTGCCAGCAGGCCCTCACAACCCCTGCTGCCCTCTGTGAACGCTGCACACCCACCCAGGCCCAGCTGACCTCTGAAAGTGTCTTGCTGGACACCACAGCAGAACACCTGATCTATCTGGGGGCTGCAGAAGGCAAATGGCGGCGCATGGTGCATGCCCTCAAATACCAGAACAACACAGGCATTGCCCGGAGCCTGGGGCCGACCCTGGCCCGTTCTGTGCCCCAGGCTTGGAAGCTGGATGTCCTCTGCCCGGTGCCATTGCACCCCAGGCGGGAAAGGGAACGGGGATACAACCAGAGCCGCCTGCTGGCTGAAGCAGTCGGACAGCACCTGCACCTTCCCACCAGAGACTTGCTTAAGCGGGTGATTTACACCCATCAGCAGGCCAAATTGCATCACACAGAGCGCCAGCACAACCTGAAAGGGGTTTTTGCCCTCAATGCTTCTGCGCAGAACCTGAACATCCTGCTGATAGACGACGTGCTGAGCACCGGAGCCACTTTGAGGGCCTCCGCAGAGGTGTTGCACCGCGGTGGGGCCAACAACGTGTATTTTCTGGTGATTGCCCGCTGAGGCCAGCAGTCCATTTCTGCAGGGAACTCACCCTCAACACAAACACCCCCTGACAATCATCCAGGGGGGTGTTTGAATCCTTTGTTTCAGTATTTTGATGGTGTTTTTACAGGGCTTTTTCGCCAGCAGGAACTTCAAAAGGAATCCAGTTGGAGGCCGGAGGCAAAGGGCAGGACCAGCTTTCATCGTAGGCACAGTAGGGGTTGTAGGCCATGTTGAAATCCAACACCACTTCATCCCCATCCAGTGGGGCATCGATATAACGCCCTCCACCGTAACTGCTCTGCCCATTGGTGCGGTCCTTGAACGGCACAAAAAGCCTCTGGGGATCGTCTTCTTCTACAGGCACATACAATTCAAGGCGGTGGTGGCCTTTGGAGAAAGGCACATCCACATACCCCCAAACCTGGTATTCCCGGATTTCCTGGGTGTTGGTGTGAATTTCAATGATGCGCAATGTTTCATCATGCATGGCTGGCAACCTGAAAGCGTACTCCTCATTGACGGAGAAGTACTTCAATCCAGTGAAACCTTGCTTTCTCTCGGCACTGAGGGGACTGTGTGGCCCTTTGAAGTGTGCGTCCTTGCGGTCCCGGTAA
This window of the Deinococcus roseus genome carries:
- a CDS encoding M48 family metallopeptidase codes for the protein MTRAILLQGQQVPYILKRSTRKTIGLRVASGQLEVSVPRALTLKFVEQILQERQDWILQKVQETRSVLWELKDGLQGHIAGSPVTFLIQDVPKISLLDQQILIPQDTPREALKAFLIQKGPELVASRVQHWAEKIQVQPVKVRITRAQRRWGSMNARGILALSVGTLLLEPDLLDYVLVHELCHLHHLNHSAEYWTCVERFLPDFEDRHQRVKHQGGVLTGLF
- the ade gene encoding adenine deaminase; translation: MIESIRAALGQEKVDLLIRNARMVSVLTREILEVEVAVHQGRFVGFGGKYQAHEILDAQGAYLAPGFIDGHVHIESSMLAPASFAAAVLPRGTTTVIAEPHEIVNVLGLRGQSWMLEAGRSSGMRVYVSTPSCVPASAFEAGCTHLDAKDISQALSEPGSLGLAEMMNYPGVLSGDAGVWSVLEAARGKRIDGHAAGLSGQTLQAYASAGIHSDHEAVTPDQAWDRLRAGMWLMVREGSAARNLQDLLPVLKKEPRRAMCVTDDVDVKELLALGHLDRVLRIAVQGGLDPIYALSLVTSNPAEYWGLHDLGAIAPGYHADFVLLEDLQDFRVLQTYVGGKPAQAGRHTPELIGGGVKLGTGWSEAHFEVPASHPVIGVLPTQIETRKKDQGSSDGVKLVSIERHLEGLQYASALTHGMGLQHGAFGCTIQHDAHNLMVAGTNDADIRLCAQVIEQMQGGVAVVADGEVRATLPLPIGGLMSSEPPEVVAALQDEIEQAVHQLGCPLPHPIMTLAFLGLSVIPALKLTPLGLFDVESFELIQ
- a CDS encoding DUF1684 domain-containing protein; the protein is MTDIQHYRDRKDAHFKGPHSPLSAERKQGFTGLKYFSVNEEYAFRLPAMHDETLRIIEIHTNTQEIREYQVWGYVDVPFSKGHHRLELYVPVEEDDPQRLFVPFKDRTNGQSSYGGGRYIDAPLDGDEVVLDFNMAYNPYCAYDESWSCPLPPASNWIPFEVPAGEKAL
- a CDS encoding aldo/keto reductase: MIYRDFGKSGFQVSALGFGAGHIGWDQLDENFVGSLINEVVNAGITLIDTARGYDLSEERIGRHLSWRRGDFILSTKGGYGVEGTADWSPENIHQGLNRALRTMRTDYIDIFHLHSCPLGTLQNERLLKALQEVKAQGKIRAVAYSGENEALQWAIDSDVFDSVQCSVNPFDQRVIPSLEHAHNRGMGVIAKRPLGNVPWIHSERPHGQYAEEYWLRMHAMGFTPPISWEDFTLRFTVFTPGVSSAIVGSRNLENIKRNIQTIAQGPLEDSLYQQMREVFQTHDQDWIGQV
- the pstS gene encoding phosphate ABC transporter substrate-binding protein PstS encodes the protein MKRLYLTSVMLLSVAQAVSLQGAGASFPYPLYSKYFAEYKKLKNIEVNYQSIGSGGGQRQILEQTVDFGASDQPMNDKDLKKALPGNTLLHIPTALGAVVVTYNVPGLKTRLKFDGALLARVFMGEIRLWNDPGILKLNAGVKLPPLPISVARRADSSGTTFVFTDYLSKISPLFQQKVGRSQEPNWGNQTIGAKGNDGVTAVVKQTPGAIGYVELLYAEQNHLSYALIENKAGRFIDASSRSVAAAANGIKLPADARISITNTSSKTGYPISAYTYLLVFQDQSYNRRTLQTATALKNMLDWVITGAQKYNEPLGYARLPAEAQKLAKKIVSSMKFAGKPL
- a CDS encoding VC0807 family protein; the encoded protein is MKAPKIVVDLIFTLAIPLMLLSDNLFKTGFSFSEQWGARTAYIVAALIPTAYILIDFFRTRVINPYTIVAASSALLNGALAFLKVDGWKFALRDSYAHIVIFIIAAISLAMNRPFFGELMKMVLNPDNENKKALYQKFVASSAIQKAVIAGTVVIMAEALINGVINFIMNYNNVVAAFGTKEFNAQKAGVDAAMRPISIVMNLISYGLAFYIVTWNSKNEFGEKASPMEDHFWEALEQHHNPQPTPNSAD
- a CDS encoding ComF family protein yields the protein MHKTMQTFLRTLFPQLCPGCQQALTTPAALCERCTPTQAQLTSESVLLDTTAEHLIYLGAAEGKWRRMVHALKYQNNTGIARSLGPTLARSVPQAWKLDVLCPVPLHPRRERERGYNQSRLLAEAVGQHLHLPTRDLLKRVIYTHQQAKLHHTERQHNLKGVFALNASAQNLNILLIDDVLSTGATLRASAEVLHRGGANNVYFLVIAR